One genomic segment of Mycolicibacterium psychrotolerans includes these proteins:
- a CDS encoding CocE/NonD family hydrolase — protein sequence MAATDAPARDRPWRRPGSLRYALSRLRGIVRPPVDVYSPAPGSVTVHHDVAVTTRDGTVLRVNVYLPPRDDRYPVVLCAHPYGKDNHPRKRTRLPGYRIPFQYRALRQPAGVRFSALTGWEAPDPAWWTARGFAVVNCDLRGAGTSDGVGSVLSDQEGEDVYDLIEWAAEQSWSTGAVGMLGVSYLAISQWKAAALRPPHLRAIVPWEGFTDAYRDLMRPGGIQEIGFVKLWSRELRNIRLTYQVGEETAKHPLRDEFWRSLVPDLERIEVPALICGSFSDNNLHTRGSIRAFENISAPTRHLFTHREGKWATFYSEESLRTQVDFLDRHLRGGEAAPPPRVRLEVRESRDQVVEVRNESSWPLERTTWTPLYLTDDGLSAGPAPADGSMSFDVRSHGLRFGWTVPRDVELTGPMALRLFVSADTDDVDLFVGVEKWRGDTYVPFEGSYGFGRDRVSTGWLRASMRALDQEQSRPFAPVHTFTECQPLRTGEIVDVDIALGPSATVFRRREQLRLVIAGRWLWPRNPLTGQFPGAYERRSRGTATVHWGPERQARLLVPLIC from the coding sequence GTGGCCGCTACCGACGCACCCGCTCGCGACCGCCCGTGGCGCCGTCCAGGCTCCCTGCGATATGCGCTCAGTCGGCTGCGCGGGATCGTCCGGCCGCCTGTCGACGTCTACAGTCCGGCGCCAGGGTCGGTCACCGTTCACCACGACGTGGCGGTGACCACGCGCGACGGCACCGTGCTGCGCGTCAACGTCTACCTCCCGCCGCGGGATGACCGGTATCCCGTGGTGCTGTGTGCGCACCCGTACGGGAAGGACAACCATCCCCGGAAACGGACACGGCTTCCCGGCTACCGCATTCCTTTTCAGTACCGAGCCCTGAGACAACCGGCCGGCGTTCGATTCTCGGCGTTGACCGGGTGGGAGGCGCCCGACCCGGCCTGGTGGACCGCCCGGGGATTCGCGGTGGTGAACTGCGACCTGCGCGGTGCCGGAACCTCCGACGGCGTGGGCTCGGTGCTGTCGGATCAGGAGGGCGAAGACGTCTACGACCTGATCGAATGGGCGGCGGAGCAGTCGTGGAGCACCGGCGCGGTCGGCATGCTCGGGGTGTCCTACCTTGCGATCTCGCAGTGGAAGGCGGCCGCGCTGCGACCGCCGCATCTGCGCGCGATCGTCCCCTGGGAAGGGTTCACCGACGCCTACCGCGACCTGATGCGCCCCGGCGGTATTCAGGAGATCGGTTTCGTCAAGCTGTGGAGTCGCGAGCTGCGCAACATCCGCCTCACGTATCAGGTGGGGGAGGAGACCGCGAAACACCCTCTGCGCGACGAGTTCTGGCGCTCGCTGGTCCCGGACCTCGAGCGCATCGAGGTCCCCGCCTTGATCTGCGGCAGCTTCTCCGACAACAACCTGCATACTCGCGGGTCGATTCGCGCCTTCGAGAACATCTCCGCACCCACCCGTCATCTGTTCACGCACCGCGAAGGCAAATGGGCCACCTTCTATTCGGAGGAATCGCTGCGCACTCAGGTGGACTTCCTGGACCGCCACCTGCGCGGCGGCGAGGCCGCGCCGCCGCCCCGCGTGCGACTCGAGGTCCGCGAGAGTCGGGACCAGGTCGTGGAGGTGCGCAACGAGTCCAGCTGGCCGCTGGAGCGGACGACGTGGACGCCGCTGTACCTGACTGACGACGGCTTGAGCGCCGGACCGGCACCGGCGGACGGCTCGATGAGCTTCGACGTCCGATCACATGGACTCAGATTCGGGTGGACGGTGCCCCGCGATGTGGAGTTGACCGGCCCAATGGCGTTGCGGCTGTTCGTGAGTGCCGACACCGACGATGTGGACCTGTTCGTCGGCGTCGAGAAATGGCGCGGCGACACCTACGTTCCGTTCGAGGGCTCCTACGGCTTCGGCCGCGACCGGGTGAGCACCGGCTGGCTGCGCGCGTCGATGCGGGCACTCGATCAGGAACAGTCCCGACCGTTCGCGCCGGTGCACACGTTCACCGAGTGTCAGCCGTTGCGCACCGGAGAGATAGTCGACGTCGACATCGCGCTGGGGCCGTCGGCCACGGTCTTCCGCCGTCGGGAACAACTCCGGCTGGTGATCGCCGGGCGCTGGCTGTGGCCTCGCAACCCGCTCACCGGACAGTTCCCCGGCGCCTACGAGCGACGGTCCCGGGGCACCGCGACTGTGCACTGGGGCCCGGAGCGGCAGGCGCGACTGCTCGTGCCGTTGATCTGCTGA